Proteins encoded in a region of the Caballeronia sp. M1242 genome:
- a CDS encoding SMP-30/gluconolactonase/LRE family protein — protein sequence MPEVRLLVDANNHLGEGPLWDVREDRLYWIDSTAAEIYSCRADGSEVTRYFVPHHIGSMALREKGGAVVALANGLHFYDFESQTVEFIADPESDDPETRFNDGKVDRRGRFIAGTMAYDFDRYFADRGQRSTRSGALYRLDTDGRVTRLDSGITCSNGPCWSPDNRTFYFTDTYSKEMYAYDYDIETGGISNKRLFASARNMAGTFDGATVDEEGYIWSALVFGGRILRFSPDGKLDRVVPFPVRNLTSVMFGGANLDTLYVSTMGRPMWGIPQKEQDKGGLFAVTGLGVRGLPEPRFAG from the coding sequence ATGCCCGAAGTACGCTTGCTGGTCGATGCCAATAATCACCTGGGCGAAGGACCGCTCTGGGACGTGCGCGAAGATCGGCTCTACTGGATCGACAGCACGGCAGCCGAAATCTACAGTTGCCGTGCGGATGGAAGCGAGGTCACGCGTTACTTCGTGCCGCATCATATCGGCTCGATGGCGTTGCGCGAGAAGGGTGGCGCAGTCGTGGCGCTCGCCAACGGTCTGCATTTCTACGACTTCGAGTCGCAGACCGTCGAGTTCATCGCCGATCCCGAATCCGACGATCCCGAGACGCGCTTCAACGACGGCAAGGTGGATCGGCGCGGCCGCTTTATCGCGGGCACGATGGCTTACGACTTCGACCGCTATTTCGCGGATCGCGGCCAGCGTTCGACGCGCAGCGGCGCGTTGTACCGGCTTGACACCGATGGCCGCGTGACGCGGCTCGACAGTGGCATCACCTGTTCGAACGGTCCGTGCTGGAGTCCGGATAATCGCACGTTCTATTTCACGGACACTTACAGCAAGGAGATGTACGCCTACGACTACGACATCGAAACGGGCGGCATTTCGAACAAGCGGCTTTTTGCATCGGCCCGGAACATGGCGGGCACCTTCGATGGCGCGACTGTCGACGAGGAGGGTTATATCTGGTCGGCGCTGGTGTTCGGTGGGCGCATCCTGCGCTTCTCGCCGGATGGAAAGCTCGATCGCGTCGTGCCGTTTCCGGTGCGCAATCTGACGAGCGTGATGTTCGGCGGCGCGAATCTCGACACCCTGTACGTATCGACCATGGGCCGGCCCATGTGGGGCATTCCGCAGAAAGAGCAGGACAAAGGCGGATTGTTCGCGGTGACAGGACTCGGCGTGCGAGGGCTTCCCGAGCCGCGTTTCGCTGGATGA
- a CDS encoding NAD(P)-dependent oxidoreductase has product MTKRVIVTGGSGLAGKWVVEDLVAHGYEVLNVDRVPMAKGTARTLITDITDAGQVFNALASTTTPKEFDDDIEPKPIDAIVHFAAIPRILVTTDNEVFRINVMGTYNVLDAASKLGIKKVIVASSETTYGVVFAHRHRDPVYFPLDEEYPVDPMDSYATSKVINEVTAKAFHARTGADIYCFRIGNVLDPADYQKFPAWLENPALRKRIAWSYIDGRDLATAARLGIEKDGLGFQVMNVAADDVSSDLPTAELLKRFYPNVPVKKQLAESETLLSNEKLKRLLGWQQAYKWREQVAK; this is encoded by the coding sequence ATGACGAAGCGAGTGATTGTGACCGGCGGTAGCGGCCTGGCCGGCAAGTGGGTGGTGGAGGATCTGGTCGCGCACGGTTACGAGGTGCTGAACGTGGACCGCGTGCCTATGGCGAAGGGCACCGCTCGCACGCTCATTACCGACATCACCGACGCGGGACAGGTCTTCAACGCGCTCGCATCCACGACGACGCCGAAGGAATTCGACGACGACATCGAGCCGAAGCCGATCGACGCCATCGTGCATTTCGCGGCGATTCCGCGCATTCTGGTCACGACCGACAATGAGGTCTTTCGCATCAACGTCATGGGCACCTACAACGTGCTCGATGCGGCATCGAAACTCGGCATCAAGAAGGTGATCGTCGCATCGAGCGAGACGACATACGGCGTGGTGTTCGCGCACCGGCATCGCGACCCCGTGTACTTCCCGCTGGACGAAGAGTATCCCGTGGATCCGATGGACAGCTATGCCACGTCGAAGGTCATTAACGAAGTCACGGCGAAAGCGTTTCACGCCCGCACGGGCGCGGATATCTACTGCTTTCGGATCGGCAACGTGCTCGATCCCGCCGATTACCAGAAATTCCCGGCGTGGCTGGAGAATCCCGCGTTGAGAAAGCGCATTGCATGGAGCTACATCGACGGACGCGACCTCGCGACGGCCGCGCGCCTCGGTATCGAGAAGGACGGTCTGGGATTCCAGGTCATGAACGTCGCCGCCGACGACGTCTCGTCCGATCTGCCCACCGCTGAATTGCTGAAGCGCTTCTATCCGAACGTGCCGGTGAAGAAGCAGTTGGCGGAATCCGAAACCCTGCTCAGCAACGAGAAGCTCAAGCGCTTGCTCGGCTGGCAACAGGCTTACAAGTGGCGCGAGCAGGTGGCGAAGTAA
- a CDS encoding ABC transporter permease, whose product MRIRELNVLSVVLLVGLLISAFSPYFLTTNNLMGVFRSFSLVALMSIGMMLVIITGGIDLSVGSVMGLSSLVTALAFQHGMTAFAAVLSGLAVGVIVGGFNGLMITWIQLPPFIATLGTLSIGRGLMYIITKGVPVTPDVPDAFTFIGQGYIGFVPFPVVILLAMTGVFSVVMRQTRFGRHVYATGGNEVAARLSGVRTARVKFAVYVLSGLIASMAGVIAFSRFVSAEPASGFGAELDVIAAAAIGGASLSGGAGSVEGAIIGAALAGIITNGVVLLNIDTYAQQAITGCVILIAVSIDIWRVRRKGP is encoded by the coding sequence ATGCGCATCCGCGAGCTGAACGTACTCTCCGTGGTGTTGCTGGTCGGACTGCTGATCAGCGCGTTCTCGCCGTACTTTCTCACCACCAATAACCTGATGGGCGTGTTCCGCTCATTCTCGCTCGTGGCGCTCATGTCCATCGGCATGATGCTCGTCATCATCACGGGCGGCATCGATCTCTCGGTCGGCTCGGTCATGGGGCTGTCGTCGCTCGTGACGGCGCTCGCCTTTCAGCACGGCATGACGGCATTCGCCGCGGTTCTGTCGGGGCTCGCGGTCGGCGTGATCGTCGGCGGCTTCAACGGCCTGATGATCACGTGGATACAGTTGCCGCCCTTCATCGCGACGCTCGGCACCTTGTCGATCGGGCGAGGGCTCATGTACATCATCACCAAGGGCGTGCCGGTCACGCCAGACGTGCCGGATGCGTTCACGTTCATCGGGCAGGGGTATATCGGCTTCGTGCCGTTTCCGGTCGTCATCCTGCTCGCGATGACCGGCGTGTTCTCCGTCGTCATGCGTCAGACGCGCTTCGGCCGTCACGTCTACGCGACGGGCGGCAACGAAGTGGCCGCGAGATTGTCCGGCGTGCGCACCGCCCGCGTGAAATTCGCGGTGTACGTGCTGTCCGGACTGATCGCGTCGATGGCGGGCGTCATCGCGTTCTCGCGCTTCGTGTCGGCGGAACCGGCCTCGGGATTCGGCGCGGAACTGGACGTGATCGCGGCGGCGGCCATCGGCGGCGCGAGCCTTTCGGGCGGCGCGGGCAGCGTCGAAGGCGCGATCATCGGCGCGGCGCTCGCCGGCATCATCACGAACGGCGTGGTGCTTCTCAACATCGATACCTATGCGCAGCAGGCCATTACTGGCTGCGTGATCCTGATTGCGGTGAGCATCGACATATGGCGCGTGCGCCGCAAAGGGCCCTGA
- a CDS encoding sugar-binding protein, which yields MKTTPRIIAGLTLALCATLGSAAHAKEGKDISVAVIPKVAVPFFDDCNKGAQSAADKAGVKYQWVVPQNTQGSTQVQIIEDLISRHVDGIAISVNEPKSVEGVIKRAAQSGVKVLTYDSDSPKSGRSMYIGTNNVQAGETMADTMGRALNGKGEVAIVTGQLGAVNLNERIAGIKKGLAKYPGIKIVETQGTDDDLARGVSVVETTLRAHPNLNGIFGVSQVGGPAVAKVLNTKEFGAMKGKLEVLAFDDLPDTLKGLRDGYIQGIMVQRPVTMGSLAVQHLVAQIQGKETQEKDIDTGVTVVTKDNIGSYTK from the coding sequence ATGAAGACCACGCCAAGAATCATCGCGGGCTTGACGCTCGCGCTTTGCGCCACGCTCGGCAGCGCTGCGCACGCAAAGGAGGGAAAGGACATATCGGTCGCCGTGATTCCCAAGGTCGCGGTGCCGTTCTTCGACGACTGCAACAAGGGCGCTCAGTCCGCCGCGGACAAGGCCGGCGTCAAATATCAATGGGTCGTGCCGCAGAACACGCAGGGCTCGACGCAAGTGCAGATCATCGAAGACCTCATCTCGCGTCACGTGGATGGCATCGCCATTTCCGTGAACGAGCCCAAATCGGTCGAAGGCGTCATCAAGCGGGCCGCGCAAAGCGGCGTTAAGGTCCTGACCTATGATTCGGATTCGCCGAAGAGCGGCCGCTCGATGTACATCGGCACGAACAACGTGCAGGCAGGCGAGACGATGGCCGACACGATGGGCCGTGCGCTGAACGGCAAGGGCGAGGTCGCGATCGTGACGGGGCAGCTCGGCGCGGTGAATCTCAACGAGCGCATCGCCGGCATCAAGAAGGGCCTCGCGAAGTACCCCGGTATCAAGATCGTCGAGACGCAGGGCACGGACGACGACCTCGCGCGTGGCGTGTCCGTTGTCGAGACGACGCTGCGCGCGCATCCGAACCTGAACGGTATCTTCGGCGTGAGTCAGGTCGGCGGCCCGGCGGTGGCGAAGGTGCTCAATACGAAGGAATTCGGCGCGATGAAAGGCAAGCTCGAAGTGCTCGCCTTCGACGATCTCCCGGATACGCTCAAGGGCCTGAGAGATGGCTATATTCAGGGCATCATGGTGCAGCGTCCGGTGACGATGGGCTCCCTCGCGGTTCAGCATCTGGTCGCGCAGATACAGGGCAAGGAAACGCAGGAGAAGGACATCGACACGGGCGTCACGGTGGTGACGAAGGACAACATCGGCAGCTACACCAAATGA
- a CDS encoding sugar ABC transporter ATP-binding protein, giving the protein MTPAGDRTKPFLEMRGISRTFPGVKALDHVDLAIYRGEVLALAGENGAGKSTLMKVLTGVYAPDPGGVILVEGREVTIADSNHARALGVNIIYQELAVVENLTVGENIFLAKEPLTRFGLIDRARMHREAREVLQMIDMDVDPATRVSELSVGQRQMIEIAKALSAQSKVIVMDEPTASLSHHETSVLLGLVKRLRERGIAVVYISHRLEEVFELADRVTVLRDGRTVSTMPIDRVTRETLVRQMVDRELSELYGEPQSHATGHPVLEVRDLSLRQSKSADARIRDISFTLHRGEVLGIAGLVGSGRTEIMEMIFGMRPSTGSILMEGEPVAIRNPHDAIRAGIGFVTEDRKAQGLVLGMSVRENFSLTHLSRYSPFQFVQHARERSSCAEYVRMLGIKTPGVEQKVVNLSGGNQQKIVIAKWVARQPKVLIVDEPTRGIDIGAKAEVHALIARLASQGIGVIVISSDLLEVLAVSDRILTVREGRISGELRREEATQEKVMALATA; this is encoded by the coding sequence ATGACACCCGCCGGCGACCGTACGAAGCCCTTTCTGGAGATGCGCGGCATCTCCAGAACGTTTCCCGGCGTGAAGGCGCTCGACCACGTCGATCTGGCAATCTACAGGGGCGAAGTGCTCGCGCTCGCCGGCGAAAACGGCGCAGGCAAGAGCACGCTCATGAAGGTGCTCACAGGCGTGTATGCGCCCGATCCCGGCGGCGTCATTCTCGTCGAAGGTCGCGAAGTGACGATCGCGGACAGCAATCATGCGCGCGCGCTCGGCGTCAATATCATCTATCAGGAACTGGCGGTCGTCGAGAATCTGACGGTCGGCGAGAACATCTTTCTGGCGAAGGAGCCGCTTACGCGCTTCGGCCTCATCGATCGCGCGCGCATGCATCGCGAAGCGCGCGAGGTGCTGCAGATGATCGACATGGACGTCGATCCGGCGACGCGCGTGAGCGAACTGAGCGTCGGGCAGCGGCAGATGATTGAGATCGCGAAGGCGCTGTCCGCGCAGTCGAAGGTCATCGTCATGGACGAGCCGACGGCGTCGCTCAGTCATCACGAAACAAGCGTGCTGCTGGGACTCGTCAAGCGCTTGCGCGAGCGGGGCATTGCCGTCGTCTACATATCGCATCGGCTCGAAGAGGTTTTCGAACTCGCGGATCGCGTGACCGTGCTGCGCGACGGCCGCACGGTCAGCACCATGCCGATCGACCGCGTGACCCGTGAAACGCTCGTGCGTCAGATGGTCGACCGCGAGTTGAGCGAGCTTTATGGCGAGCCGCAATCGCACGCGACCGGCCATCCTGTGCTCGAAGTGCGCGATCTGTCGCTCAGGCAAAGCAAGTCCGCCGATGCGCGCATACGCGATATCAGTTTCACGCTGCATCGCGGCGAAGTGCTCGGCATCGCGGGGCTCGTCGGCTCGGGACGCACCGAGATCATGGAGATGATCTTCGGCATGCGCCCGTCGACTGGCTCGATCCTGATGGAGGGCGAGCCGGTCGCGATCCGCAACCCTCACGATGCGATCCGCGCGGGCATCGGCTTCGTCACCGAGGACCGCAAGGCGCAAGGCCTCGTGCTTGGCATGAGCGTGCGCGAGAACTTCAGCCTTACGCATCTCTCGCGCTATTCGCCGTTCCAGTTTGTTCAGCACGCGCGCGAGCGGTCCAGTTGCGCGGAATACGTGCGCATGCTCGGCATCAAGACGCCGGGCGTCGAGCAGAAAGTGGTGAACCTGAGCGGCGGCAATCAGCAGAAGATCGTCATTGCGAAGTGGGTCGCGCGCCAGCCCAAGGTGCTGATCGTCGATGAGCCCACGCGCGGCATCGATATTGGCGCGAAGGCGGAAGTGCATGCGCTCATTGCGCGGCTCGCGTCGCAGGGCATCGGCGTGATCGTGATCTCGTCGGACCTGCTGGAGGTACTCGCCGTGAGCGATCGCATTCTGACCGTGCGCGAAGGGCGCATTAGCGGCGAATTGCGCCG